One Salvelinus fontinalis isolate EN_2023a chromosome 11, ASM2944872v1, whole genome shotgun sequence DNA window includes the following coding sequences:
- the fga gene encoding fibrinogen alpha chain isoform X2, whose translation MQRLEVRLRLTMMMMKTRVRDQVIDMQRLEVRLRLMMMMMMMKTSIRDQVIDMQRLEVRLRLMMMMMMKTSIRDQVIEMQRLEVDIDIKLRTCKGSCKGYVEFSVDKESYVALDKQMDQLESQSVQSVETVRTLYVMKSRPLKDIVIDSKYKSGPAEEQKEVFFPEVKTVKLTLETQGSDALSDATASKVQGTHFKPSTSGSSSSSGLSTGSGTKDGPRKTITELGGGGGTRGDGVGDFFKGMGGFGGGLGSLGGGDFATTGHLTTQTSSCTKTTKRTIVHTKDGPVERIEEVSGGLGCEALKHGGGGGGGMGDFFPSLTSSSSSSSSSSSSLTKTTSHGGTKGGSSILTSTKTGGTGGGFGGDPFGMDLGAFMRGNEEDDVPDFHARSVKTSVRSERQADYVGKDCSDIQRNHLTGEKSGLYKINPSTSLSTPSPNGVVEVYCDQEGFLGGWTLVQQRAHGGVSFNRSWADYQEGFGGVDGQGKGEVWLGLKHLHLLTREDSMLRIELEDWEGGEAIAEYTVKVGSEAEGYQLTVAEYAGDAGDALVKGESSLGSQGSPGLRSFLSHEGMKFSTFDKDNDQWEESCAEMYGGGWWYNNCQRANLNGVYYKGGKYDPGSNVPYEIENGVVWLTYKPADYSLKTTRMKIRPLAMA comes from the exons ATGCAGAGACTGGAGGTGAGATTAAGactgacgatgatgatgatgaagaccaGGGTCAGAGACCAGGTTATAGACATGCAGAGACTGGAGGTGAGATTaagactgatgatgatgatgatgatgatgaagaccaGCATCAGAGACCAGGTTATAGACATGCAGAGACTGGAGGTGAGATTaagactgatgatgatgatgatgatgaagaccaGCATCAGAGACCAGGTTATAGAGATGCAGAGACTGGAG GTGGACATCGACATCAAGCTGCGCACCTGTAAGGGATCTTGTAAGGGCTACGTTGAGTTCTCTGTTGATAAAGAATCCTACGTGGCTCTGGACAAACAGATGGACCAGCTGGAATCCCAGAGCGTTCAGTCTGTGGAGACCGTACGCACGCTGTACGTCATGAAGAGCCGACCGCTTAAAGACATAGTGATCGACAG tAAGTACAAGTCCGGCCCGGCTGAGGAGCAGAAGGAGGTATTCTTCCCGGAGGTGAAGACCGTGAAGCTAACCTTGGAGACCCAAGGGTCTGACGCTTTGTCTGACGCCACTGCCAGCAAGGTCCAGGGTACGCACTTCAAGCCTTCGACTTCAGGCTCTTCATCATCATCGGGTTTGTCAACGGGGTCGGGGACGAAGGACGGGCCGAGGAAAACAATCACAGAgctgggtggtggtggggggacaAGGGGGGATGGAGTTGGGGATTTCTTTAAAGGGATGGGTGGATTCGGCGGTGGTCTGGGAAGTCTCGGAGGCGGAGATTTCGCCACTACTGGTCACCTGACCACTCAGACGTCGAGCTGTACCAAGACGACGAAAAGGACGATAGTACATACGAAGGACGGGCCAGTGGAGCGCATCGAGGAAGTATCGGGCGGACTCGGCTGTGAGGCGCTGAAGCACGgtggcggaggaggaggagggatgggcgACTTCTTCccatccctcacctcctcctcttcctcctcctcctcttcctcctcctcgttgACCAAAACCACGAGCCACGGCGGCACCAAGGGAGGCAGTAGCATCCTCACCAGCACCAAGACCGGTGGCACCGGCGGCGGTTTCGGAGGTGATCCGTTCGGAATGGATCTCGGAGCGTTCATGCGCGGGAACGAGGAAGACGACGTCCCAGATTTCCACGCCCGCAGCGTGAAGACTAGCGTCCGGAGCGAGCGGCAGGCGGATTATGTGGGAAAAG ATTGCTCCGACATCCAACGGAACCATCTCACAGGGGAAAAGAGCGGCCTGTACAAAATTaacccctctacctccctctccaccccctctccgaACGGGGTAGTGGAGGTTTACTGCGACCAGGAAGGGTTTCTAGGAGGGTGGACCCTGGTCCAACAGAGAGCGCATGGGGGGGTTAGCTTCAACCGTTCCTGGGCAGACTACCAGGAGGGGTTCGGAGGAGTGGACGGCCAGGGTAAAGGGGAGGTATGGCTAGGGTTAAAACACCTCCATCTCCTAACCCGGGAGGATAGTATGTTGAGGATAGAGCTagaagactgggagggaggggaggCGATAGCCGAGTACACAGTGAAAGTGGGGTCCGAAGCTGAGGGGTATCAGTTAACTGTGGCGGAGTATGCAGGCGACGCAGGAGACGCTTTAGTCAAGGGGGAGTCTAGTTTAGGGAGTCAGGGGTCGCCCGGGTTGAGGTCGTTCCTCTCCCACGAGGGGATGAAGTTTAGTACCTTCGATAAGGATAATGACCAATGGGAGGAGAGCTGTGCAGAGATGTACGGCGGCGGCTGGTGGTATAACAACTGCCAGAGGGCTAACTTAAACGGTGTTTACTACAAAGGGGGGAAGTATGATCCTGGTAGCAACGTTCCGTACGAGATAGAAAACGGAGTGGTGTGGCTGACGTACAAACCAGCTGACTATAGTCTGAAGACCACCCGCATGAAGATACGGCCGCTCGCCatggcctga
- the fga gene encoding fibrinogen alpha chain isoform X1 — protein sequence MKLPHIFCLFLAVLASTWAEDIATILSPRGTRPVEHGYKADKCATERSWPFCSDDDWGPKCPSGCRIQGLLDKADHSLLKKIEKIRQLLDQNRAKHRSADQASKQTYDYLKEKLTSNAGNDNSFYDLAERLRQRIVDIKIKIERQLRILNALKTSVKDQVIEMQRLEVDIDIKLRTCKGSCKGYVEFSVDKESYVALDKQMDQLESQSVQSVETVRTLYVMKSRPLKDIVIDSKYKSGPAEEQKEVFFPEVKTVKLTLETQGSDALSDATASKVQGTHFKPSTSGSSSSSGLSTGSGTKDGPRKTITELGGGGGTRGDGVGDFFKGMGGFGGGLGSLGGGDFATTGHLTTQTSSCTKTTKRTIVHTKDGPVERIEEVSGGLGCEALKHGGGGGGGMGDFFPSLTSSSSSSSSSSSSLTKTTSHGGTKGGSSILTSTKTGGTGGGFGGDPFGMDLGAFMRGNEEDDVPDFHARSVKTSVRSERQADYVGKDCSDIQRNHLTGEKSGLYKINPSTSLSTPSPNGVVEVYCDQEGFLGGWTLVQQRAHGGVSFNRSWADYQEGFGGVDGQGKGEVWLGLKHLHLLTREDSMLRIELEDWEGGEAIAEYTVKVGSEAEGYQLTVAEYAGDAGDALVKGESSLGSQGSPGLRSFLSHEGMKFSTFDKDNDQWEESCAEMYGGGWWYNNCQRANLNGVYYKGGKYDPGSNVPYEIENGVVWLTYKPADYSLKTTRMKIRPLAMA from the exons gCTGAGGACATAGCGACCATATTGAGCCCTCGTGGAACCCGGCCAGTAGAGCATGGCTACAAGGCTGATAAATGTGCCACAGAGAGGAGCTGGCCTTTCTGCTCAGATGACGACTGG gGTCCTAAGTGCCCGTCAGGTTGTCGTATCCAGGGTCTGTTAGACAAGGCAGACCATTCCCTGCTGAAGAAGATAGAGAAGATTAGGCAGCTCCTTGACCAGAACAGAGCCAAACACCGCTCTGCCGACCAGGCATCCAAACAGACCTATGACTACCTCAAGGAGAAACTCACCTCCAACGCAG GTAATGACAACAGCTTCTATGACCTGGCAGAGCGTCTCCGTCAGAGGATCGTCGACATCAAGATCAAGATAGAGCGCCAGCTGAGGATCCTCAACGCTCTGAAGACCAGCGTCAAAGACCAGGTTATAGAGATGCAGAGACTGGAG GTGGACATCGACATCAAGCTGCGCACCTGTAAGGGATCTTGTAAGGGCTACGTTGAGTTCTCTGTTGATAAAGAATCCTACGTGGCTCTGGACAAACAGATGGACCAGCTGGAATCCCAGAGCGTTCAGTCTGTGGAGACCGTACGCACGCTGTACGTCATGAAGAGCCGACCGCTTAAAGACATAGTGATCGACAG tAAGTACAAGTCCGGCCCGGCTGAGGAGCAGAAGGAGGTATTCTTCCCGGAGGTGAAGACCGTGAAGCTAACCTTGGAGACCCAAGGGTCTGACGCTTTGTCTGACGCCACTGCCAGCAAGGTCCAGGGTACGCACTTCAAGCCTTCGACTTCAGGCTCTTCATCATCATCGGGTTTGTCAACGGGGTCGGGGACGAAGGACGGGCCGAGGAAAACAATCACAGAgctgggtggtggtggggggacaAGGGGGGATGGAGTTGGGGATTTCTTTAAAGGGATGGGTGGATTCGGCGGTGGTCTGGGAAGTCTCGGAGGCGGAGATTTCGCCACTACTGGTCACCTGACCACTCAGACGTCGAGCTGTACCAAGACGACGAAAAGGACGATAGTACATACGAAGGACGGGCCAGTGGAGCGCATCGAGGAAGTATCGGGCGGACTCGGCTGTGAGGCGCTGAAGCACGgtggcggaggaggaggagggatgggcgACTTCTTCccatccctcacctcctcctcttcctcctcctcctcttcctcctcctcgttgACCAAAACCACGAGCCACGGCGGCACCAAGGGAGGCAGTAGCATCCTCACCAGCACCAAGACCGGTGGCACCGGCGGCGGTTTCGGAGGTGATCCGTTCGGAATGGATCTCGGAGCGTTCATGCGCGGGAACGAGGAAGACGACGTCCCAGATTTCCACGCCCGCAGCGTGAAGACTAGCGTCCGGAGCGAGCGGCAGGCGGATTATGTGGGAAAAG ATTGCTCCGACATCCAACGGAACCATCTCACAGGGGAAAAGAGCGGCCTGTACAAAATTaacccctctacctccctctccaccccctctccgaACGGGGTAGTGGAGGTTTACTGCGACCAGGAAGGGTTTCTAGGAGGGTGGACCCTGGTCCAACAGAGAGCGCATGGGGGGGTTAGCTTCAACCGTTCCTGGGCAGACTACCAGGAGGGGTTCGGAGGAGTGGACGGCCAGGGTAAAGGGGAGGTATGGCTAGGGTTAAAACACCTCCATCTCCTAACCCGGGAGGATAGTATGTTGAGGATAGAGCTagaagactgggagggaggggaggCGATAGCCGAGTACACAGTGAAAGTGGGGTCCGAAGCTGAGGGGTATCAGTTAACTGTGGCGGAGTATGCAGGCGACGCAGGAGACGCTTTAGTCAAGGGGGAGTCTAGTTTAGGGAGTCAGGGGTCGCCCGGGTTGAGGTCGTTCCTCTCCCACGAGGGGATGAAGTTTAGTACCTTCGATAAGGATAATGACCAATGGGAGGAGAGCTGTGCAGAGATGTACGGCGGCGGCTGGTGGTATAACAACTGCCAGAGGGCTAACTTAAACGGTGTTTACTACAAAGGGGGGAAGTATGATCCTGGTAGCAACGTTCCGTACGAGATAGAAAACGGAGTGGTGTGGCTGACGTACAAACCAGCTGACTATAGTCTGAAGACCACCCGCATGAAGATACGGCCGCTCGCCatggcctga
- the LOC129865988 gene encoding fibrinogen alpha chain, which translates to MVTTKHIYNSNRKVIVKTHMSELRYVEFAEGLAMNLTSLRKRSAALFRKLKEQRSHVQKQLEDMYRQEVEVEIKLRSCQGSCNRSVAFRIDHDGYRSLDNQMTLFSNTAKHQKSSPLHKDIAKIKLQPVDVGLPPSPAYKTIPMVQKELLTQFEDLEQNHVVLEEVLEETECLGSERERGEKGEAGVLECKL; encoded by the exons ATGGTGACCACCAAACACATCTACAATAGCAACCGCAAGGTCATCGTCAAGACACACA TGTCTGAGCTGAGGTACGTGGAGTTTGCTGAGGGGTTGGCCATGAACCTGACATCGCTAAGGAAAAGGTCGGCTGCGTTGTTTCGGAAACTGAAGGAGCAGCGAAGCCACGTCCAGAAACAGCTAGAGGACATGTACCGGCAAGAG GTGGAGGTTGAGATCAAACTGCGCTCCTGTCAGGGATCATGCAACAGGTCCGTTGCTTTCCGTATCGACCACGACGGCTACAGATCGCTAGACAATCAGATGACCCTGTTCAGTAACACTGCCAAGCATCAGAAGAGCTCTCCTCTTCATAAGGACATCGCTAAGATCAAACTACAGCCAGTGGATGTCGGTCTCCCGCCGTCCCCCGCCTATAAAACCATCCCCATGGTGCAGAAGGAACTCCTGACTCAGTTTGAGGATCTAGAACAGAACCACGTGGTTCTAGAAGAGGTTCTAGAAGAAACGGAATGCCTGGGTTCTGAACGGGAGAGGGGGGAAAAAGGAGAAGCAGGTGTTCTAGAATGTAAATTATAA